A window of the Artemia franciscana chromosome 21, ASM3288406v1, whole genome shotgun sequence genome harbors these coding sequences:
- the LOC136040526 gene encoding LIM/homeobox protein LMX-1.2-like isoform X2, which produces MIMVREDCRIFTGPGIGVSPPRIMETQTDTETLSEYSFTICQACGRNINDRYIMRIGECSFHEECVVCSVCSNSLSQSCFFKQGRLYCRIDYDRIFSCRCGRCGDQIMPQELVMRAGSLPFHLDCFMCTACGRALRRGDQFVLRGGQLICRADLERELLLLHQASPDGLHDDEDGLRSRDGRRGPKRPRTILTSSQRRQFKASFEISPKPCRKVREALARETGLSVRVVQVWFQNQRAKMKKLQRKAKLEADRNSSKSSDPDSLKSEKNDDFPSSPVDSFCGSDLSLDESSGFEDYEGPTSGPDQLISSTSPSACAAASQSHPLQSNYQQHLNPIDKLYSMQNSYFRINPM; this is translated from the exons aTACTGAGACCCTCTCAGAATATTCCTTCACAATTTGCCAAGCTTGTGGACGGAACATAAACGATCGATATATTATGCGAATAGGCGAGTGTTCTTTTCATGAAGAATGTGTTGTGTGCAGTGTGTGCAGCAACAGCCTATCTCAGTCCTGCTTCTTCAAACAAGGTAGACTCTACTGCAGAATTGATTATGACAG aatattcagCTGTCGCTGTGGAAGATGCGGTGATCAAATAATGCCACAAGAGCTAGTGATGCGGGCTGGCAGTCTTCCGTTTCACCTGGATTGTTTCATGTGCACTGCATGTGGAAGAGCTTTAAGAAGAGGGGATCAGTTCGTACTACGAGGTGGCCAATTAATTTGCAGAGCAGATTTAGAACGAGAGCTTCTTTTGCTCCATCAAGCCTCACCAGATGGACTACACG ATGATGAAGATGGACTACGCTCCCGGGACGGCAGGAGAGGACCAAAACGACCCCGAACAATTCTTACATCCTCACAGAGAAGACAGTTCAAAGCCTCATTTGAAATTAGCCCTAAACCCTGTCGCAAG GTAAGAGAGGCACTGGCAAGAGAAACAGGTTTGAGCGTAAGGGTGGTACAAGTATGGTTCCAAAATCAAAGAgcgaaaatgaagaaattacaaAGGAAAGCCAAACTTGAGGCCGATCGAAACAGCTCAAAAAGCTCAGACCCTGATAGTTTGAAATctgaaaaaa ATGATGACTTTCCTTCAAGTCCTGTTGATAGTTTCTGCGGCTCTGATTTATCTCTTGATGAAAGTTCTGGATTTGAAGACTACGAAGGGCCAACTAGCGGACCAGATCAGCTGATATCGTCCACTTCACCCAGCGCATGTGCAGCTGCTAGTCAGTCTCATCCACTACAGTCAAATTACCAGCAACATTTAAACCCCATTGACAAACTTTATTCAAtgcaaaattcatattttcGCATAAATCCGATGTGA
- the LOC136040526 gene encoding LIM/homeobox protein LMX-1.2-like isoform X1 → MIMVREDCRIFTGPGIGVSPPRIMETQTDTETLSEYSFTICQACGRNINDRYIMRIGECSFHEECVVCSVCSNSLSQSCFFKQGRLYCRIDYDRIFSCRCGRCGDQIMPQELVMRAGSLPFHLDCFMCTACGRALRRGDQFVLRGGQLICRADLERELLLLHQASPDGLHDDEDGLRSRDGRRGPKRPRTILTSSQRRQFKASFEISPKPCRKVREALARETGLSVRVVQVWFQNQRAKMKKLQRKAKLEADRNSSKSSDPDSLKSEKSGYVSSGEQTGEGGANGRPFSPRDDDFPSSPVDSFCGSDLSLDESSGFEDYEGPTSGPDQLISSTSPSACAAASQSHPLQSNYQQHLNPIDKLYSMQNSYFRINPM, encoded by the exons aTACTGAGACCCTCTCAGAATATTCCTTCACAATTTGCCAAGCTTGTGGACGGAACATAAACGATCGATATATTATGCGAATAGGCGAGTGTTCTTTTCATGAAGAATGTGTTGTGTGCAGTGTGTGCAGCAACAGCCTATCTCAGTCCTGCTTCTTCAAACAAGGTAGACTCTACTGCAGAATTGATTATGACAG aatattcagCTGTCGCTGTGGAAGATGCGGTGATCAAATAATGCCACAAGAGCTAGTGATGCGGGCTGGCAGTCTTCCGTTTCACCTGGATTGTTTCATGTGCACTGCATGTGGAAGAGCTTTAAGAAGAGGGGATCAGTTCGTACTACGAGGTGGCCAATTAATTTGCAGAGCAGATTTAGAACGAGAGCTTCTTTTGCTCCATCAAGCCTCACCAGATGGACTACACG ATGATGAAGATGGACTACGCTCCCGGGACGGCAGGAGAGGACCAAAACGACCCCGAACAATTCTTACATCCTCACAGAGAAGACAGTTCAAAGCCTCATTTGAAATTAGCCCTAAACCCTGTCGCAAG GTAAGAGAGGCACTGGCAAGAGAAACAGGTTTGAGCGTAAGGGTGGTACAAGTATGGTTCCAAAATCAAAGAgcgaaaatgaagaaattacaaAGGAAAGCCAAACTTGAGGCCGATCGAAACAGCTCAAAAAGCTCAGACCCTGATAGTTTGAAATctgaaaaaa GTGGTTACGTTTCCTCTGGTGAACAGACAGGAGAGGGAGGAGCAAATGGACGCCCATTTTCACCCCGAG ATGATGACTTTCCTTCAAGTCCTGTTGATAGTTTCTGCGGCTCTGATTTATCTCTTGATGAAAGTTCTGGATTTGAAGACTACGAAGGGCCAACTAGCGGACCAGATCAGCTGATATCGTCCACTTCACCCAGCGCATGTGCAGCTGCTAGTCAGTCTCATCCACTACAGTCAAATTACCAGCAACATTTAAACCCCATTGACAAACTTTATTCAAtgcaaaattcatattttcGCATAAATCCGATGTGA
- the LOC136040526 gene encoding LIM/homeobox protein LMX-1.2-like isoform X3: MIMVREDCRIFTGPGIGVSPPRIMETQTDTETLSEYSFTICQACGRNINDRYIMRIGECSFHEECVVCSVCSNSLSQSCFFKQGRLYCRIDYDRIFSCRCGRCGDQIMPQELVMRAGSLPFHLDCFMCTACGRALRRGDQFVLRGGQLICRADLERELLLLHQASPDGLHDDEDGLRSRDGRRGPKRPRTILTSSQRRQFKASFEISPKPCRKVREALARETGLSVRVVQVWFQNQRAKMKKLQRKAKLEADRNSSKSSDPDSLKSEKSGYVSSGEQTGEGGANGRPFSPRDDDFPSSPVSFFILHFSFCLLFMVVIFR; encoded by the exons aTACTGAGACCCTCTCAGAATATTCCTTCACAATTTGCCAAGCTTGTGGACGGAACATAAACGATCGATATATTATGCGAATAGGCGAGTGTTCTTTTCATGAAGAATGTGTTGTGTGCAGTGTGTGCAGCAACAGCCTATCTCAGTCCTGCTTCTTCAAACAAGGTAGACTCTACTGCAGAATTGATTATGACAG aatattcagCTGTCGCTGTGGAAGATGCGGTGATCAAATAATGCCACAAGAGCTAGTGATGCGGGCTGGCAGTCTTCCGTTTCACCTGGATTGTTTCATGTGCACTGCATGTGGAAGAGCTTTAAGAAGAGGGGATCAGTTCGTACTACGAGGTGGCCAATTAATTTGCAGAGCAGATTTAGAACGAGAGCTTCTTTTGCTCCATCAAGCCTCACCAGATGGACTACACG ATGATGAAGATGGACTACGCTCCCGGGACGGCAGGAGAGGACCAAAACGACCCCGAACAATTCTTACATCCTCACAGAGAAGACAGTTCAAAGCCTCATTTGAAATTAGCCCTAAACCCTGTCGCAAG GTAAGAGAGGCACTGGCAAGAGAAACAGGTTTGAGCGTAAGGGTGGTACAAGTATGGTTCCAAAATCAAAGAgcgaaaatgaagaaattacaaAGGAAAGCCAAACTTGAGGCCGATCGAAACAGCTCAAAAAGCTCAGACCCTGATAGTTTGAAATctgaaaaaa GTGGTTACGTTTCCTCTGGTGAACAGACAGGAGAGGGAGGAGCAAATGGACGCCCATTTTCACCCCGAG ATGATGACTTTCCTTCAAGTcctgtttcatttttcattcttcatttttcattttgccTGCTATTTATGGTTGTTATTTTCCGCTAG